CCGCTCACCTGTTCGAGGAGGTCCGGGAAGCGCTGACCGAACTATTGACCACCTATCAGGCAGGAGAACCCCATGAGTGAGCCAGTGGATGCCTTGCAAAGTCCACTGATCCTGATTGTCGACGATGAACTGTTCCAGCGTCTGCCCATGCGGGAAGCCCTGGAACAGGACGGTTACCGGGTGATGGAAGCCCAGGACGGGCAACAGGCCTGGGAGATGATCGGGCAGGAGCGGCCCGATCTGGTGATTTCGGACGTGGTGATGCCCCGGATGGACGGCTTCGGATTGTGTCGGCAGCTGCGCCGGGAGGCCGGCATGACCCATCTGCCCATCGTGATGGTGACCTCGCTGGATGATCTGGCCACCATCGACCACGCCTATCAGGAAGGCGCCACGGATTTCATCACCAAACCGGTCAATTGGGGTTTGCTGGGACATCGGGTGCGGTATGTCCTGCGCGCCGCGCGCACCGCCCAGGCCCTGGCCGACCGGGAGATGGATCTGCTGCGTACCCGCATGGAGATCATCCGCCGCCTGGGACAGGCTTCGGAATACCGGGACAACGAAACCGGGCTGCACATCGTGCGCATGAGCCATTACGCCGCCCTGATCGGTCGCGCCTGCGGGCTTTCCGTCGCTGATCAGGTGCTGCTGCTGCAAGCCGCGCCCATGCACGACGTGGGCAAGATCGGTATACCCGACCGCATTCTGCTCAAACCGGGCCGATTGACGGGCGAAGAGTTCACCATCATGAAAACCCACACCCTCTTCGGTGGGAAGCTGATGGACAACGAACCCTCGCTGCTGCTGCGAACCGCCCATACCATCGCCCTCACCCATCATGAACGCTGGGACGGCAAGGGCTACCCCTACGGATTGACCGAGGAGTCCATTCCCCTCATGGGGCGCATCTGCAGTCTGGCGGACGTCTTCGACGCTTTGACCTCCAAACGCCCCTACAAGGAGGCCTGGAGCGTGGATCAGGCGGTGGCTGAAATCCGGGGCGGCTCCGGCAGACTCTTCGACCCGCGACTGGTGTCGGCTTTCCTGGAGGTGCTGCCCGAAATCGAGGCGATCATGCAGGCCAATCCGGATACGGTTTCGCCCGAGGCGAGGCGGTCCGATGTCGGGAGCGCACCATGGCCACCATCCTGATCGTCGACGACGATCCCTCCACCCGGCTCTTTCTGGAAGCCCTTCTCCTTCAGGAAGGGCACCGGGTCATCGAGGCCGAAAACGGCGAGGAGGCCCTGACCCGTCTGGAACAGACGGGATGCGACCTGGTCCTGATGGACATTCAAA
Above is a genomic segment from Magnetococcales bacterium containing:
- a CDS encoding response regulator; the encoded protein is MSEPVDALQSPLILIVDDELFQRLPMREALEQDGYRVMEAQDGQQAWEMIGQERPDLVISDVVMPRMDGFGLCRQLRREAGMTHLPIVMVTSLDDLATIDHAYQEGATDFITKPVNWGLLGHRVRYVLRAARTAQALADREMDLLRTRMEIIRRLGQASEYRDNETGLHIVRMSHYAALIGRACGLSVADQVLLLQAAPMHDVGKIGIPDRILLKPGRLTGEEFTIMKTHTLFGGKLMDNEPSLLLRTAHTIALTHHERWDGKGYPYGLTEESIPLMGRICSLADVFDALTSKRPYKEAWSVDQAVAEIRGGSGRLFDPRLVSAFLEVLPEIEAIMQANPDTVSPEARRSDVGSAPWPPS